CTGAAAGACAAGAAAATCTCGGAAGACGACGAAAAACGCGCGCTCGAAGAGATCCAGCGGCTCACCGACGACGAGATCAAGAAGATGGAAGAGATGAGCAAGGCCAAGGAAAAAGAAGTGATGCAGGTGTGAGTGCCACGCTCGGGAACTGCTATCCACCCGGTCTAGGAAAGATACTCTTTTGAGGATCCTAGCTGGCGAGCTGGTGAGTGCGCAAAATTGGGACAAAGCAAACCACAAGCATCCCAAAATGCCTCTAGTTACCTTTGGAACTTCGCTGCCTAGGGCGGGGTTTGAAATCGATAGACGAATACACTAATGTCCACTCAACACAGCATGGCAATCCTCGCACCATCTCTAGATGCTGTTAAAGGGCAACTCAAAGCAGAATTAGCCCAGATTCCTGCTGTTGAGACCGTGTGTTTGGCTCACGGGGAAGCCGGGCTGTACGTTTGGGTCGGCATTCGCAGGGATGAGGACACGGTTTGGCAAGCTATTGCCGATGTCGAGGAAAGAGTTGCCGCGGCTCACTCCGATGCCAGTTTCGATTTTCACGTAGTGCCGCTCTCGCCGGGACGACGTTTAGAGGACTATGTATCTGTAGGTCAGCAGATATTCCATCGAGCAGCCTGAAGGCAAGTGCCCAAAACCGGAGAACACGTTCAGCGGGCAGCTCAGAATCTGGAATTCGCGCAGCACTTTGATCTCAAAACCAGCCTCTATATCGATTGGGCGGTGGCTGCCTACTTTTATGCCGCCTTGCATCTTGTTGATGCACTCCTGTTCGAGGTTGACGGAATAGATCCCGGCAATCATGAATTCAGATGGAATTTCGTGAAGAACAAGCTGTATTTACGCGGAATAAAGAACGAATATTGAGTGCTGAAACAGAAGAGTGAGAATGCTCGTTACGACTTGATTACGTTCACCAGCACAAAGCTGGAAAACGAAGTAATTCCACGCTACAGATCAATTGAGCAGCATATTCTTCAGCAGCTACCGAGTGCACTCGTTGGTAGTTATCGCTGGTTGACTCGCCCAAAGGCTGCGCCGTAGCGAATCGGTTAAACCGGCAGTTCCTGAGCTAAGCGCTGGCCGCCTCAGATCCCAGCGGCAGGAAGTACTGCGTGCCGCGGATCGGCTCTGACAGCCGCCGCAGAAGTTCCTGTAGATCCTGATGGCGGTCGACGAAGTCGATATCGTTCGTGTTCACTACCAGCAGATCAGAAGCTGTGTAGTGAAAGAAGAAGTGCTCGTATGCCTTGACGACCTCTTCAATGTAGTCATCGCTGACTGCCGATTCACCCGGAGCGTTTTTCCTCCGCAGACGCCTCTTCAGAACTTCCGGACTTGCCTGCAGGTAGATGACAAGGTCGGGCGTGGGCAATTGTTCGCGGAAATAGTTGTAGTAACGGTTATAAACAGCCAGCTCGGCATCGTTGAGGTTGATGCAGGCAAACAGCTTGTCCTTTTCGAAAGTGTAGTCGCAGACGATCGCCTTGTGCGGATTGCGCTCCAGCGCGCGCAGCTGATCAAACCGGGCCATGAGGAAGGCAAACTGCGCCTGAAATGCAGCGCCGGGCTCACCATCGTAAAAAGCCGCAAGGAACGGATTGTTTTCGGGCTCAGTGACGCGCTGCGCGTGCAACCGGTCCGCAATAATGCCCGAGAGCGTGCTCTTGCCTACGCGAATCGGACCGTCCAGGGCGATGTACCGGGGGGGATCGAAGAGCTTGGCCATAAACCGGGTCTGCTCGGAGCATAGCGTGGAGTAGGAAGAGGAAACAATGCCAAAATTTCCACCGACCGCTTACGTGGTTCCGGCCGCCCCCGCCGGTACAAGGCATGCGACATGACGCGCGGCTGAGTTCGCAGAGACGCCGTGTGAGCTTTCCTGCAAATCCTTGATCCCCATTTTAGCTACGACGCTCGCAACTCTGCCGCATGCAACTGAAACGGTAAAACTCAAGCACAACAATCCAGTGAAGCGGGGGGCTAGTTGCGAATGCCGACGACTACAGATGGTTGTGTATGAGTAGCTACGGCGACTTCAATCGCATTTGTGTCGCATGCCTTCTACCGGCGGGCGACCGCCGGAACCACGTAAGTGAACGTGTTCACTGCGATCCATCAAGGAACCGCGACCCCACTTGAAACCGTGGATAACGTGCTCTCCGTCCCACTCGTATCCACCGCAGTCAACGCGTAGTAATACGTCTGCCCTGAAGAGACCGTTGCATCTGGGTATGTAAGCCCACTGATTCCAGCAGCGATGCGCGTGAAATTAGCCGGCTGGGCTTGCACACATGCTGTGGCTGATGTTCCGCAACGATAAACGTTGTAAGTAACGCTGGGAGTCGTGCTGGCGTTCCAGGCGAGCGTCACGTTCGCCAAACCCCTCCCTGACAGCGACGGAGCCACGCTGTTGATGTTGCTGGCGAACGTCACCATTCCCGTAGCTGGTCCTGGTGAGCCCGACGCGGGTGCAAACGTCACGTTGATTTGCATGCTTTGACCGGCGGCGATCGTCATCGGCATGCTGGGCCCAGCGCTGATTGCGAATGCACCGCCTCCGCCACCGCTTTGCACGATGCTGTCGGAGTTAACTGTGACGCTGTTTCCTACAGCATTGAGCGTGAATGCCAGGGGAGGACTCGTACTACCGTCGGCCACGTTGCCGAAAGTCAGGCTGGCAGGAGTAACTGTGAGTCCGGCGCCGGTTCCAGCGAGGTTCGCCGTCGCCAGAGGCGTCGTTCCGTTATTCAGAGACAGAGAACCCGAGGCGCTGCCCGTGGCCGTCGGAGCGAAGGTAACGGGAACAACCGCGCTCTTTCCAGAAGCGATTGTGACTGGAAAAGTAATTCCGCTCACTCCAAATCCGGCGCCTGTGACTGTGGCGGCGGTGAGTGTCACATCTCCGCCTGCTGCGCTCAAGATCGCCTGGATTTGTCCGGTTGACCCGAGGTTGACATTCCCAAAACTGAAACTCGAGGGACTCAACGAAGGCCTGCCGCCTGCGGTTGTGAAGTTCAGCCCGGCTACATTTGCATTGTTCACTGTGGCGGACAGGCTCAGTGGAACAAAGCTATAGGAACTGTTCTGAGGTGTGATGGTGTAAGCGCCATTCGCCAGGACTGTGAACGTATAGTTGCCGTTTAGATCAGGTGTAGTGGTGGCACTAGCCGCTCCACTCAGCGTGATTGTGGTGCCGGCACTTGCAGCTGCGCTGACGGTGCCTGAAATGCTTGCCGTGGCTGAAATGGTCATGCTGCCGGCGATGTTTCCTACCGAGGCGGAAATTGTCGATTGACCAACGCCCGCGGCTGTTGCCATGGCGCTTGTATCGAGGCTGACTGCGGCCGAATCGGAAGAAACCCAGACCGCGGAACTGGTTACGTTCTGCGTGCTGCCGTCGCTGAAAGTTCCGGTTGCACTGAGCTGCTCGTTGGATCCTATCGCGAGTGATGCGCTCTTTCCGATAACCGCGATCGATTGCATTGCGGCGGCGGTCACTGTCAGCCCGAAGCTGTTGGAGGCAATGCTGCTCTGGGTTGCGGTGATGTTGGCAGTGCCGATAGCTACGCCGGTCGCAAGACCACCAGCGCTGATGTTGGCAATGGACGGACTCGAACTCGCCCAGGTCACAGCATTCGTGAGGTTCTGGCTGGTGCCGTCGCTGAACGTTCCAGTCGCCGTGAACTGGACGCTGGTGCCTTTAGCGATCGAAGAGCTGCTTGCATTGATCGCGATGGATTGCAATACCGCCGCAGTCACAGACA
Above is a genomic segment from Acidobacteriota bacterium containing:
- a CDS encoding deoxynucleoside kinase, encoding MAKLFDPPRYIALDGPIRVGKSTLSGIIADRLHAQRVTEPENNPFLAAFYDGEPGAAFQAQFAFLMARFDQLRALERNPHKAIVCDYTFEKDKLFACINLNDAELAVYNRYYNYFREQLPTPDLVIYLQASPEVLKRRLRRKNAPGESAVSDDYIEEVVKAYEHFFFHYTASDLLVVNTNDIDFVDRHQDLQELLRRLSEPIRGTQYFLPLGSEAASA